The following are from one region of the Streptomyces tuirus genome:
- a CDS encoding glycoside hydrolase family 15 protein, whose amino-acid sequence MAGRIEDYALIGDMQTAALVCRDGTVDWLCLPRFDSHAIFAGLLGTEEHGFWRLGPAYASDQEPPTAARRSYRGDSLILESEWDTQRGTVRVTDFMPPRDGAPQLIRIVEGVSGRVPMRSALRMRFSYGRVVPWVHKHEGRTVAVAGPDSVWFDTSAETYGKSLTTYADFTVAPGDRIAFTISWQPSHKEPPPLPEPEQSLEATEDFWREWVDHCTYHGPYREAVVRSLITLKALTYAPTGGIVAAPTTSLPEDIGGVRNWDYRYTWLRDAAITLSSLLRTGYREEARAWREWLLRAVAGDPENLQIMYGIAGERELGEAELDWLPGYENSGPVRVGNGAAHQLQLDVYGEVTEALHLAHMTGLARNDYASLLQLKLIRYLEDHWQEPDEGIWEVRGPRRHFVHSKVMAWVAVDRTIKLIESGDADGPLERWRELRDDIHRDVCERGYDKERNTFTQSYGSKELDASLLLIPQMGFLPPDDKRVIGTIEAIQRELSTSDGFILRYPTTSGDENVDGLPGDEGAFLACSFWMADDLAMIGRVDEARKLFEKLLSLRNDLGLLAEEWDPRLQRQVGNFPQAFSHVPLIDTALRLTASGAYGG is encoded by the coding sequence GTGGCCGGGCGCATCGAAGACTACGCACTCATCGGAGACATGCAGACCGCCGCTCTGGTCTGCCGGGACGGCACAGTCGACTGGCTGTGCCTGCCCCGCTTCGACTCGCACGCCATCTTCGCCGGCCTGCTGGGCACCGAGGAGCACGGCTTCTGGCGGCTGGGTCCCGCGTACGCCTCCGACCAGGAGCCGCCGACCGCCGCGCGGCGCAGCTACCGGGGCGACTCGCTGATCCTGGAGTCCGAGTGGGACACCCAGCGCGGCACGGTCCGGGTCACGGACTTCATGCCGCCGCGTGACGGCGCCCCGCAGCTGATCCGGATCGTGGAGGGCGTCTCGGGCCGGGTGCCGATGCGCTCGGCGCTCAGGATGCGGTTCTCCTACGGGCGGGTGGTGCCGTGGGTGCACAAGCACGAGGGGCGCACGGTGGCCGTGGCGGGCCCCGACTCGGTGTGGTTCGACACATCCGCGGAGACCTACGGCAAGTCGCTGACGACCTACGCGGACTTCACCGTCGCTCCGGGTGACCGGATCGCGTTCACGATCTCCTGGCAGCCCTCGCACAAGGAGCCGCCGCCGCTGCCCGAGCCGGAGCAGTCGCTGGAGGCGACGGAGGACTTCTGGCGCGAGTGGGTCGACCACTGTACGTACCACGGCCCCTACCGGGAGGCCGTGGTCCGCTCGCTGATCACGCTCAAGGCCCTGACGTACGCCCCGACCGGCGGCATCGTCGCAGCGCCTACCACCTCCCTGCCGGAGGACATCGGCGGCGTCCGCAACTGGGACTACCGCTACACCTGGCTGCGCGACGCGGCGATCACCCTGTCCTCGCTGCTGCGCACCGGCTACCGCGAGGAGGCCCGCGCCTGGCGCGAGTGGCTGCTGCGGGCGGTGGCGGGCGATCCGGAGAACCTCCAGATCATGTACGGCATCGCCGGCGAGCGCGAGCTCGGCGAGGCGGAGCTGGACTGGCTGCCGGGCTATGAGAACTCCGGCCCGGTCCGGGTCGGCAACGGCGCGGCCCACCAGCTCCAGCTGGACGTGTACGGCGAGGTCACCGAGGCCCTGCACCTGGCCCACATGACGGGCCTCGCGCGCAACGACTACGCCTCGCTGCTCCAGCTGAAGCTGATCCGCTACCTGGAGGACCACTGGCAGGAGCCGGACGAGGGCATCTGGGAGGTGCGCGGCCCGCGCCGCCACTTCGTGCACTCCAAGGTGATGGCCTGGGTCGCGGTCGACCGCACGATCAAGCTGATCGAATCCGGTGACGCGGACGGCCCGCTGGAGCGCTGGCGCGAGCTGCGCGACGACATCCACCGGGACGTGTGCGAGCGGGGCTACGACAAGGAGCGCAACACCTTCACGCAGTCGTACGGCTCGAAGGAGCTGGACGCCTCCTTGCTGCTGATCCCGCAGATGGGCTTCCTGCCGCCGGACGACAAGCGGGTCATCGGCACGATCGAGGCGATCCAGCGTGAGCTGTCCACGTCGGACGGGTTCATCCTGCGCTACCCGACCACCAGCGGCGACGAGAACGTCGACGGTCTGCCCGGCGACGAGGGCGCGTTCCTGGCCTGCTCGTTCTGGATGGCCGACGACCTGGCGATGATCGGCCGCGTGGACGAGGCCCGCAAGCTGTTCGAGAAGCTGCTGTCCCTGCGCAACGACCTCGGTCTCCTGGCCGAGGAGTGGGACCCGCGCCTGCAGCGTCAGGTGGGCAACTTCCCGCAGGCCTTCAGCCACGTGCCGCTCATCGACACGGCACTGCGTCTGACGGCCTCCGGCGCGTACGGCGGCTGA
- a CDS encoding PucR family transcriptional regulator: MDSGTDSGYDTQGAGITVQRALELPGLRSGLPEVLAGTERLGRTVRWVHAGEVPHIASLLKGGELLLTTGYGLGTRPAEQRAFVRTLAERGIAALVVELGPRFTRLPAALVDTARAAGLPLVQLHREVAFVTVTEEVHTEIVNGHYALLQRAEEVHRRCTQAVLGGGGVPQVLGILADFAGNPVFLETADGQLLYAAGAGPEGADPLQVWEGLRGQHKDEPPLAGSVLVDVPGGGPGSGGVRARLVLLPVRTSPAPVHRMAAERAAGILAVVLMQARQEEELAARGRGDFLTDLAEGRVTAEDAPAQARVLGFRPGEGPLLPVVMRLGDTLSSGGGWAVLARAISEELAAVGVPVLLGVRPVEGRVLVLLGLRAESERAAVADRVAAALRAGVGRAGMPRPGGQPPVVVVGTAGGWPAAASGLRHAAETATAAQGLPDRPWYDARRLDIDLLLWRLRDHPDLAAFVDRALGPLLEHDRRSRPPLLPTLTTYLAHAGRKAETARELHLNRQTLYNRLARIGELLGTDLDDPQTVLALSLALRARRHVP; encoded by the coding sequence ATGGACAGCGGGACGGACAGCGGTTACGACACTCAGGGCGCCGGGATCACCGTGCAGCGGGCGCTGGAGCTGCCGGGGCTGCGCAGCGGGCTGCCCGAGGTCCTGGCGGGCACCGAGCGGCTGGGACGGACCGTGCGCTGGGTGCACGCCGGCGAGGTGCCGCACATCGCCTCCCTGCTCAAGGGCGGCGAACTCCTGCTGACCACGGGCTACGGCCTGGGCACCCGCCCCGCCGAGCAGCGGGCGTTCGTGCGCACCCTGGCCGAGCGCGGCATCGCGGCCCTGGTCGTGGAGCTCGGTCCGCGCTTCACCCGGCTGCCCGCGGCCCTCGTCGACACGGCACGGGCGGCCGGGCTGCCGCTGGTCCAACTGCACCGCGAGGTCGCCTTCGTCACGGTCACGGAAGAGGTCCACACCGAGATCGTCAACGGCCACTACGCCCTGCTCCAGCGGGCCGAGGAGGTGCACCGGCGCTGCACGCAGGCCGTGCTGGGCGGCGGCGGTGTGCCCCAAGTGCTCGGCATCCTGGCCGACTTCGCCGGAAACCCGGTGTTCCTGGAGACGGCGGACGGGCAGTTGCTGTACGCGGCCGGGGCCGGTCCCGAGGGCGCGGACCCGCTCCAGGTGTGGGAGGGGCTGCGCGGCCAGCACAAGGACGAGCCGCCGCTCGCGGGTTCGGTGCTGGTGGACGTGCCGGGCGGCGGGCCCGGCAGCGGGGGCGTCCGGGCACGTCTGGTCCTGCTGCCCGTGCGCACTTCGCCGGCTCCAGTGCACCGGATGGCGGCCGAGCGGGCCGCGGGCATCCTGGCCGTGGTGCTGATGCAGGCCCGCCAGGAGGAGGAGCTGGCGGCGCGCGGGCGGGGCGACTTCCTCACCGACCTCGCCGAGGGCCGGGTGACGGCCGAGGACGCCCCGGCGCAGGCACGCGTACTGGGCTTCCGGCCGGGTGAAGGGCCGCTGCTGCCGGTCGTGATGCGGCTCGGGGACACCCTGTCCTCGGGCGGCGGCTGGGCGGTGCTGGCCCGGGCGATCTCGGAGGAGCTGGCGGCGGTGGGGGTGCCGGTGCTGCTCGGCGTACGGCCGGTGGAGGGCCGGGTGCTGGTGCTGCTCGGGCTGCGGGCGGAGTCGGAGCGGGCGGCGGTCGCGGACCGGGTCGCGGCGGCGCTGCGGGCCGGTGTGGGCCGGGCCGGGATGCCGCGGCCGGGCGGGCAGCCGCCCGTGGTGGTCGTGGGGACGGCCGGGGGCTGGCCGGCCGCGGCCTCGGGTCTGCGGCACGCGGCCGAGACGGCCACGGCGGCACAGGGCCTGCCGGACCGGCCCTGGTACGACGCCCGCCGCCTCGACATCGACCTGCTGCTGTGGCGGTTGCGCGACCATCCGGACCTGGCGGCCTTCGTCGACCGGGCCCTCGGTCCGCTCCTGGAGCACGACCGCCGCTCCCGGCCGCCGCTGCTGCCCACGCTGACGACTTACCTCGCCCACGCGGGGCGCAAGGCGGAGACGGCCCGGGAGCTGCATCTGAACCGGCAGACGCTGTACAACCGGCTGGCGCGCATCGGGGAGTTGCTGGGCACGGACCTCGACGACCCGCAGACGGTCCTGGCCCTGAGCCTGGCTCTGCGGGCCCGCAGACACGTCCCGTAG
- a CDS encoding glycosyltransferase family 4 protein — protein MTPVSSPSPHGQLPLRTVQVLGGGNAASSAHVRSLAAGLVARGVKVTVCAPYEADRAYDFSGVGADHVHVPRSSDPVSVAALRAACANADLVHAHGLHASFRTVMALSGRRVRTPLVVTWHDRAHADGARAHMLRVLERRVVKAATVVLGTTSPLVDRARLTGARDARLAAVALPGPRRPLEPDDPDRLRPKVRAELGAIGRPLLVAVGSLERHRGYDVLLDAARAWRRLDPVPLVVIAGEGSLRGELQGRIEEEGLPVRLIGRRDDVTDLLAAADLALLPSRWEARSVLAQEALHARVPLVATNVGGIPELVGDAAELVPYGDAKALAESVVRLLGDRTRRDTLTAKGARQAAGWPTEDETVAQVLSVYDELTQPLPLP, from the coding sequence GTGACCCCCGTGAGCAGCCCCTCACCGCACGGCCAGTTGCCGCTGCGCACCGTGCAGGTGCTGGGCGGAGGCAATGCCGCCAGCAGTGCGCATGTGCGCTCGCTGGCCGCGGGGCTCGTCGCACGGGGCGTGAAAGTCACGGTGTGCGCCCCCTATGAGGCCGACCGCGCCTATGACTTCAGCGGTGTCGGGGCCGACCATGTGCATGTGCCGCGCAGCAGCGACCCGGTGTCCGTGGCGGCCCTGCGGGCGGCCTGCGCCAACGCCGACCTGGTGCACGCGCACGGACTGCACGCCTCCTTCCGCACCGTGATGGCCCTCAGCGGACGGCGGGTGCGCACCCCGCTGGTCGTGACGTGGCACGACCGGGCGCATGCCGACGGGGCGCGTGCCCACATGCTGCGGGTCCTGGAGCGCAGGGTGGTGAAGGCGGCCACCGTCGTGCTGGGCACGACCTCGCCGCTCGTGGACCGGGCCCGGCTCACCGGCGCACGGGACGCCCGGCTCGCGGCCGTCGCGCTGCCCGGCCCCCGAAGGCCCCTGGAGCCCGACGACCCGGACCGGCTGCGGCCCAAGGTGCGCGCCGAACTCGGCGCCATCGGACGGCCCTTGCTGGTCGCCGTCGGCTCCCTGGAACGGCACCGCGGCTACGACGTGCTGCTGGACGCCGCGCGCGCCTGGCGCCGGCTCGATCCCGTGCCCCTGGTGGTGATCGCGGGGGAGGGGTCGCTGCGCGGTGAACTCCAGGGGCGCATCGAGGAGGAGGGGCTGCCGGTCCGGCTCATCGGGCGGCGCGACGACGTCACCGACCTGCTCGCCGCCGCCGACCTCGCCCTGCTGCCGAGCCGCTGGGAGGCGCGCTCCGTCCTCGCCCAGGAAGCCCTCCACGCGCGCGTGCCGCTCGTCGCGACGAACGTCGGCGGCATCCCCGAACTCGTCGGCGACGCGGCCGAACTCGTCCCGTACGGGGACGCGAAGGCCCTCGCCGAATCCGTCGTACGGCTGCTCGGCGACCGGACCCGCCGGGACACGCTGACCGCCAAAGGCGCCCGGCAGGCGGCCGGCTGGCCGACCGAGGACGAGACGGTCGCCCAAGTGCTCAGCGTGTACGACGAGTTGACCCAGCCCCTGCCCCTGCCCTAG
- the recN gene encoding DNA repair protein RecN translates to MRIRSLGVIDDAVVELSPGFTAVTGETGAGKTMVVTSLGLLLGGRADPALVRIGAGKAVVEGRITVPRDATAAVRAEEAGAELDDGALLISRTVSAEGRSRAHLGGRSVPVGVLAELADELVAVHGQTDQQGLLKLSRQRQALDRYAGDAVGGPLAKYGEAYKRLRAVSAELDEITTRARERAQEADLLRFGLDEIAAVEPRAGEDVELAEEAERLGHAEALASAAAAAHAALAGNPEDPEGVDAGTLVAGAQRALDAVRSHDPALAALADRIGEIGILLRDAAGDLAGYADDLDADPLRLAAVEERRAALTGLMRKYGEDIATVLAWAERSAARLTELDGDDERIGELTAERDALRSELGGLAQALTDARTEAAERFAAAVTAELASLAMPHARVSFDIRQTEDPEGVEVGGRPVAYGPAGADEVELLLAPHPGAPPRPIAKGASGGELSRVMLAVEVVFAGTDPVPTYLFDEVDAGVGGKAAVEIGRRLARLAKSAQVVVVTHLPQVAAFADRQLLVEKTNDGSVTRSGVKVLEGEDRVRELSRMLAGQEDSETARAHAEELLAAARADG, encoded by the coding sequence ATGCGGATACGGTCGCTGGGCGTGATTGACGACGCCGTGGTCGAGCTGTCGCCCGGGTTCACCGCGGTCACCGGTGAGACGGGTGCGGGCAAGACCATGGTGGTCACCAGCCTGGGGTTGCTGCTGGGTGGGCGGGCCGACCCCGCGCTCGTGCGGATCGGGGCCGGCAAGGCCGTCGTGGAGGGGCGGATCACCGTCCCCCGCGACGCCACGGCCGCGGTACGCGCCGAGGAGGCCGGGGCCGAGCTCGACGACGGGGCCCTGCTGATCAGCCGTACCGTTTCCGCCGAGGGGCGCTCGCGGGCGCACCTGGGCGGGCGGAGCGTGCCCGTGGGCGTACTGGCCGAGCTCGCCGACGAGCTGGTGGCCGTGCACGGGCAGACCGACCAGCAGGGGCTGCTCAAGCTGTCCCGGCAGCGGCAGGCGCTCGACCGGTACGCGGGCGACGCGGTCGGCGGGCCGCTGGCCAAGTACGGCGAGGCGTACAAGCGGCTGCGGGCCGTCTCCGCCGAACTCGACGAGATCACCACCCGGGCGCGTGAACGGGCCCAGGAGGCCGACCTGCTGCGCTTCGGGCTCGACGAGATCGCCGCCGTCGAACCCCGCGCCGGTGAGGACGTGGAGCTCGCCGAGGAGGCCGAGCGGCTCGGGCACGCCGAGGCGCTGGCGTCCGCCGCCGCGGCCGCGCACGCCGCCCTCGCGGGCAACCCCGAGGACCCCGAGGGCGTCGACGCCGGGACGCTCGTCGCGGGCGCCCAGCGGGCCCTGGACGCCGTACGGTCGCACGATCCGGCACTGGCCGCGCTCGCGGACCGCATCGGAGAGATCGGGATCCTGCTGCGCGACGCGGCGGGGGACCTGGCCGGGTACGCCGACGACCTGGACGCCGATCCGCTGCGGCTGGCGGCCGTCGAGGAGCGGCGGGCCGCGCTCACCGGGCTGATGCGCAAGTACGGCGAGGACATCGCCACCGTGCTGGCGTGGGCCGAGCGGAGTGCCGCCCGGCTGACCGAACTCGACGGCGACGACGAGCGGATCGGGGAGCTGACCGCCGAACGGGACGCCCTGCGGTCGGAGCTGGGCGGGCTGGCGCAGGCGTTGACGGACGCCCGGACGGAGGCCGCCGAGCGGTTCGCCGCCGCGGTGACCGCCGAGCTGGCCTCGCTCGCCATGCCGCACGCGCGCGTGTCCTTCGACATCCGGCAGACCGAGGACCCCGAGGGCGTCGAGGTCGGCGGCCGTCCGGTCGCCTACGGCCCCGCCGGCGCCGACGAGGTCGAGCTGCTGCTCGCCCCGCACCCGGGCGCGCCGCCCCGGCCGATCGCCAAGGGCGCGTCCGGCGGTGAACTGTCGCGCGTGATGCTGGCCGTGGAGGTCGTGTTCGCGGGGACGGATCCCGTGCCGACGTACCTCTTCGACGAGGTCGACGCAGGGGTCGGCGGCAAGGCGGCGGTCGAGATCGGCCGGCGGCTCGCACGGCTGGCGAAGAGCGCACAGGTCGTGGTCGTGACGCACCTGCCCCAGGTGGCCGCCTTCGCCGACCGGCAGCTGCTGGTCGAGAAGACCAACGACGGGTCCGTGACCCGCTCGGGCGTCAAGGTCCTCGAGGGCGAGGACCGGGTGCGGGAGCTGTCCCGCATGCTCGCCGGCCAGGAGGACTCCGAGACGGCCCGCGCGCACGCGGAGGAGCTGCTCGCGGCGGCCCGGGCGGACGGCTAG
- a CDS encoding NAD kinase codes for MTENRARTVFLLAHTGRPAAVRSAELVVKGLLRSGLGVRVLEAEARDLPLPAEVELVKEATPQCLDGCELLIVLGGDGTLLRGAEFARASGVPMLGVNLGRVGFLAEAERDDLDKVVDRVVTKAYEVEERMTVDVVVHRNGDIVHTDWALNEAAVQKVSAERMLEVVLEIDGRPVTGFGCDGIVCATPTGSTAYAFSAGGPVVWPEVEALLMVPISAHALFAKPLVTSPDSVLAVEVLPHVPPGVLWCDGRRTVELPPGARVEVRRGAVPVRLARLHHASFTDRLVAKFALPVSGWRGAPH; via the coding sequence TTGACCGAGAACCGAGCTCGTACTGTTTTCCTGCTCGCCCACACGGGCCGGCCCGCGGCCGTGCGCAGTGCCGAGCTGGTGGTGAAGGGGCTGCTGCGCTCCGGCCTCGGCGTGCGCGTCCTGGAGGCCGAGGCGCGCGACCTGCCCCTGCCGGCGGAGGTGGAGCTGGTCAAGGAGGCCACTCCGCAGTGCCTCGACGGGTGCGAGCTGCTCATCGTGCTGGGCGGCGACGGCACGCTGCTGCGCGGCGCCGAGTTCGCGCGGGCGTCGGGCGTGCCGATGCTCGGCGTCAACCTCGGGCGCGTCGGGTTCCTCGCGGAGGCCGAGCGCGACGACCTCGACAAGGTCGTCGACCGGGTGGTGACCAAGGCGTACGAGGTCGAGGAACGGATGACCGTCGACGTCGTCGTGCACCGCAACGGGGACATCGTGCACACGGACTGGGCGCTGAACGAGGCGGCCGTGCAGAAGGTGTCCGCCGAGCGGATGCTGGAGGTCGTCCTGGAGATCGACGGGCGGCCGGTGACGGGGTTCGGCTGCGACGGGATCGTCTGCGCGACGCCCACGGGGTCGACGGCGTACGCCTTCTCGGCGGGCGGGCCGGTGGTGTGGCCGGAGGTCGAGGCCCTGCTGATGGTGCCGATCTCCGCGCACGCGCTGTTCGCCAAGCCGCTCGTGACATCGCCGGATTCCGTGTTGGCTGTGGAGGTTCTGCCCCACGTTCCGCCGGGTGTGCTGTGGTGTGACGGGCGGCGGACGGTGGAGTTGCCGCCCGGGGCGAGGGTCGAGGTGCGGCGGGGTGCCGTGCCGGTGCGGTTGGCGCGGCTGCATCACGCGTCCTTCACGGACCGGCTGGTGGCCAAGTTCGCGCTGCCTGTTTCCGGGTGGAGGGGCGCACCTCATTAG
- a CDS encoding TlyA family RNA methyltransferase yields the protein MAGVARRRLDAELVRRKLARSREHAAQLIAAGRVSVGKTVATKPATQVETAAAIVVAQDDSDPDYVSRGGHKLAGALEVFGPQGLPVEGRRALDAGASTGGFTDVLLRAGAAHVVAVDVGYGQLAWSLQKDERVTVKDRTNVRELTLEAIDGEPVDLVVGDLSFIPLGLVLPALVRCVKPDADLVMMVKPQFEVGKERLGSGGVVRSTQLRAEAVRGVAEKAWGLGLGVKGVTASPLPGPSGNVEYFLWLRSGAPALDPADADRAVAEGPR from the coding sequence GTGGCAGGAGTCGCACGTCGCCGTCTGGACGCGGAGCTGGTCCGCCGGAAGCTCGCGCGCTCGCGTGAGCACGCCGCGCAGCTGATCGCCGCGGGGCGGGTCTCCGTCGGCAAGACCGTCGCGACCAAACCCGCCACCCAGGTGGAGACCGCTGCCGCCATCGTGGTGGCCCAGGACGACAGCGACCCGGACTACGTCTCGCGCGGCGGTCACAAGCTGGCCGGCGCGCTCGAGGTGTTCGGCCCGCAGGGGCTGCCCGTCGAGGGGCGCAGGGCGCTCGACGCGGGCGCCTCCACCGGCGGTTTCACCGACGTCCTGCTGCGGGCGGGCGCCGCCCACGTCGTCGCCGTGGACGTCGGATACGGACAACTCGCGTGGTCCCTCCAGAAGGATGAACGCGTCACCGTCAAGGACCGTACGAACGTACGCGAGTTGACGCTTGAAGCGATCGATGGGGAGCCAGTGGATCTTGTCGTGGGGGATCTGTCCTTCATCCCGCTCGGGCTGGTCCTGCCCGCCCTGGTGCGGTGCGTGAAGCCGGACGCCGACCTGGTGATGATGGTCAAGCCGCAGTTCGAGGTGGGGAAGGAGCGTCTCGGCAGCGGGGGAGTGGTACGCAGCACCCAGCTGCGGGCCGAAGCGGTACGGGGGGTGGCCGAGAAGGCCTGGGGACTGGGGCTCGGGGTGAAGGGTGTGACGGCCAGTCCGCTGCCCGGGCCGTCGGGGAATGTCGAATACTTCTTGTGGCTGAGGTCCGGGGCACCGGCGCTGGACCCGGCCGACGCAGACCGTGCAGTGGCGGAGGGGCCGCGTTGA
- a CDS encoding sterol-binding protein: protein MATIEECRSALDKLSDNMQRAEGDVRDAAALDRSVSCHITDLDVTFVGRMRGGRIEVHDTVQGPPPGRAEIRLAMTGDDLVALVGGELHFAKAWGSGRVKLHAGVRDLLQLRKLL from the coding sequence ATGGCCACGATCGAGGAGTGCCGCAGCGCACTCGACAAGCTTTCGGACAACATGCAGCGCGCCGAAGGAGACGTCCGCGACGCCGCGGCCCTGGACCGCTCGGTGAGCTGCCACATCACGGACCTCGACGTCACCTTCGTCGGCCGGATGCGCGGCGGTCGGATCGAGGTGCACGACACGGTGCAGGGGCCGCCGCCCGGCAGGGCCGAGATCAGACTCGCCATGACGGGTGACGACCTGGTGGCCCTGGTCGGCGGCGAGCTGCACTTCGCCAAGGCCTGGGGCTCGGGCCGGGTGAAGCTGCACGCGGGCGTGCGCGACCTGCTCCAGCTCAGGAAGCTTCTGTAG
- a CDS encoding ABC transporter ATP-binding protein produces MRAGKSAESSTSRGLNNRRSPVNRLSAENVTLAYDQRVIAEQLSVEIPDQSFTVIVGPNACGKSTLLRALSRMLKPSEGRVLLDGNVIQSMPAKKVARTLGLLPQSSVAPDGITVADLVGRGRYPHQGILRQWSTEDERVVQESMRQTGVAELGDRYVDELSGGQRQRVWIAMALAQQTPLLLLDEPTTYLDIQHQIDVLDLCAELHEEQGRTLVAVLHDLNHAARYATHLIALREGRVIAEGAPKDIVTAGLVEEVFGLRCQVIDDPETGTPLVVPAARKARAGSAVGKAAATEAS; encoded by the coding sequence ATGAGGGCCGGCAAGAGCGCCGAGAGCAGCACCAGCCGCGGACTGAACAACCGAAGGAGCCCCGTGAACCGCCTGTCCGCCGAGAACGTCACCCTCGCCTACGACCAGCGGGTCATCGCCGAGCAACTGTCGGTGGAGATACCCGACCAGTCGTTCACGGTGATCGTCGGTCCCAACGCCTGCGGCAAGTCGACGCTGCTGCGGGCGCTGTCGCGGATGCTCAAGCCGAGCGAGGGCCGGGTGCTGCTGGACGGCAACGTCATCCAGTCCATGCCCGCCAAGAAGGTCGCGCGGACCCTCGGGCTGCTGCCCCAGTCGTCCGTCGCACCCGACGGCATCACGGTCGCCGACCTCGTCGGCCGGGGCCGCTACCCGCACCAGGGCATCCTGCGCCAGTGGTCGACGGAGGACGAGCGGGTGGTCCAGGAGTCCATGCGGCAGACGGGCGTCGCCGAACTCGGCGACCGCTACGTCGACGAGCTCTCGGGCGGTCAGCGCCAGCGCGTGTGGATCGCCATGGCCCTCGCCCAGCAGACGCCGCTGCTGCTGCTCGACGAGCCGACGACGTACCTGGACATCCAGCACCAGATCGACGTCCTGGACCTGTGCGCCGAGCTGCACGAGGAGCAGGGGCGCACGCTCGTCGCCGTATTGCACGACCTGAACCACGCCGCCCGCTACGCCACCCACCTCATCGCCCTGCGCGAGGGCCGGGTGATCGCCGAGGGCGCACCGAAGGACATCGTCACGGCCGGACTCGTCGAGGAGGTCTTCGGGCTGCGCTGCCAGGTCATCGACGACCCGGAGACGGGGACACCGCTGGTCGTTCCCGCGGCCCGCAAGGCCCGGGCCGGGTCCGCGGTCGGGAAGGCAGCGGCTACAGAAGCTTCCTGA
- a CDS encoding FecCD family ABC transporter permease, whose translation MKTTNRAVRTPGGLSIRVDVRAVTVVLLLLVAALAASVVLIGTGDFPIPAADVLRTLVGEGNPGQEFIVNELRLPRVLVGLLVGASLGLGGALFQAISRNPLGSPDVLGLGQGATAGALAVIVLTSGSANQVAAGALVGGLVTGLAIYVLAWKRGVHGYRLVLVGIGVSAIVTAVNGYLLTMSDIVEAARAVVWMTGSLDGRDWEQVWPLLALTAVLVPLVLVNARGLRMMEMGDDVSYALGVRVERVRLLLMVAAVLLTASATAAAGPVSFVALTAPQLARRLTRSPGPNLLPSLCMGATLLVVADWVSQRAFGAEQLPVGVVTGVLGGVYLLWLLVSERRAGRI comes from the coding sequence GTGAAGACCACCAACCGTGCCGTACGGACCCCGGGCGGGCTCTCGATACGCGTGGACGTGCGGGCCGTCACCGTCGTGCTCCTGCTGCTCGTCGCGGCGCTCGCGGCGAGTGTCGTGCTCATCGGCACCGGCGACTTCCCGATCCCGGCCGCCGACGTGCTGCGCACGCTGGTCGGCGAGGGCAACCCGGGCCAGGAGTTCATCGTCAACGAGCTGCGGCTGCCAAGGGTTCTGGTCGGGCTGCTGGTCGGCGCCTCGCTGGGCCTCGGCGGCGCGCTGTTCCAGGCCATCTCCCGTAACCCGCTGGGCAGTCCGGACGTGCTCGGCCTCGGGCAGGGGGCGACGGCCGGTGCCCTCGCGGTGATCGTGCTGACCTCCGGCAGCGCCAACCAGGTCGCCGCCGGGGCGCTGGTGGGCGGCCTGGTGACCGGCCTCGCCATCTACGTGCTGGCCTGGAAGCGGGGGGTGCACGGCTACCGGCTGGTCCTGGTCGGAATCGGTGTCTCCGCGATCGTCACGGCCGTCAACGGCTACCTGCTGACCATGTCCGACATCGTGGAGGCGGCCCGCGCGGTCGTGTGGATGACCGGCTCTCTCGACGGCCGGGACTGGGAGCAGGTGTGGCCGCTGCTCGCCCTGACCGCCGTGCTGGTGCCGCTCGTCCTCGTCAACGCGCGCGGGCTGCGGATGATGGAGATGGGCGACGACGTGTCGTACGCCCTCGGGGTGCGGGTCGAGCGGGTGCGGCTGCTGCTGATGGTGGCGGCCGTGCTGCTCACCGCGTCGGCCACCGCCGCGGCCGGTCCCGTCAGCTTCGTCGCGCTCACCGCGCCGCAGCTGGCCCGGCGCCTGACCCGCTCGCCCGGGCCGAACCTGCTGCCCTCGCTGTGCATGGGCGCCACCCTGCTGGTCGTCGCCGACTGGGTCTCGCAGCGGGCGTTCGGCGCCGAGCAGCTGCCCGTGGGCGTGGTCACCGGCGTACTCGGCGGGGTCTACCTGCTGTGGCTGCTGGTCAGCGAGCGCAGGGCGGGCCGGATATGA